A region from the Ciconia boyciana chromosome 1, ASM3463844v1, whole genome shotgun sequence genome encodes:
- the USPL1 gene encoding SUMO-specific isopeptidase USPL1 isoform X2 — MNCNPVETTAHEYCPVCKEKGQIQVLRTYRINFQESIFLCQNPQCIYPLGYKPLNSIITSADSGNHQVPSTHKKRKLCDISDSSPVESHPKKARTNNVVNVEHTINTDPVVKCYQNSLCIPKSSLHDVVQNGQQKPSNNVESSIQKVDFETTTNTNNYQESPKASSPRTQLLPNSELCSTTSEILLKDDKGSTNNTDLCLQWRNVHKLCWLDCILSALVHLETLTFALAEEYNDGKCLLQELLTKYNQATVLLNTCKRSKVKDVLPKAESHLNEIRNRMFTQLQPQLKCELGKKESPVFALPLLLKQDQQAEKLFLHSFSWKFECVCCGYKYQDRFRKTLTTFTNIIPDWHPLNAIHVGPCNNCSDRSQRRQMILEKVPSILMLHFVEGLPHNNLKNYSFQFEEDIYQITAIVQYQTDKKHFITWCLNPDGTWLECDDLKGPYCKRHKRFEVPPSEIHIVMWEKKTSCVPEKLNSQFQSKNIEDFPLDNVQSNSTVLHCGFNNTVDKIPAEHRKEDSVRTPDKKQQQVAEDESNVHHGLENLAHDDLVTLMLEEIQVDSEGKSLSNGQMVGNNLVVEMSTPQQRELAFSPNTPCTGEFAGTSLAMNNKCTLYENSSICLPLEELNPANTTSPVPKKHDPDPSDSSLAQRTDDRINLPNREYGLNSELQLNKKVSPVENIMQKSPDLKGASEIVINSQVANLAAANNSSQPSHKDQKRGFVGSWVKKLLIKNASFMPSSASALKNERSCKTPSMQKISEVRLPVKGASNFGGFQSRGTNKTTETPKSVVPQSNNTHPLSISKGFSQSTCLPTACHTTIEGPTWNKSGSTLGTSGKVTRFHSPSCNSGKAEESDSDKTKKLRLKLLKKLNAKKKKLASLDRLAVEQMKHEKPVSGDVSTPSQTESHNDSELLQSFLKELQYQIDVAGNESEFHANSVSGCTSHNNSDEILAELLSPTSTVASLEAPKSEDECMYMEMVDSSVATTASDEKTSAPHAAMTSEDHNYYSPVKDNNSELHTISKPSVKKLTFESPTREDILEDLFSISAPSSMAGDIDLPHFDETLFETW; from the exons ATG aactgtaATCCTGTGGAAACAACTGCACATGAGTATTGTCCAGTCTGCAAAGAGAAGGGCCAGATCCAAGTTTTACGGACTTACCGCATTAATTTTCAAGAgtccatttttctttgtcaaaaTCCTCAG tgTATCTACCCACTTGGTTATAAACCATTAAACAGCATAATTACTTCTGCTGATTCAGGAAATCATCAAGTTCCATCTACtcataagaaaaggaaattgtgtGATATCAGTGACTCTTCTCCTGTTGAATCACAtccaaaaaaagcaagaactAATAATGTGGTAAATGTTGAGCACACTATTAATACAGACCCTGTTGTCAAATGCTATCAGAATAGCTTATGTATTCCCAAGTCAAGCCTACATGATGTGGTACAAAATGGCCAGCAAAAACCTAGTAACAATGTGGAGTCCTCCATCCAGAAGGTGGATTTTGAAACAACCACCAACACCAACAACTATCAAGAAAGTCCTAAGGCTTCTAGTCCCAGAACACAACTCTTACCAAATTCTGAACTTTGCTCAACAACATCTGAAATTTTGCTCAAGGATGATAAAGGTTCCACTAATAACACAGATTTATGTCTTCAGTGGAGAAACGTGCATAAGCTTTGTTGGTTAGATTGTATTTTGTCAGCACTGGTACACTTAGAAACGTTAACATTTGCTCTAGCAGAAGAATACAATGATGGAAAATGCTTACTCCAGGAACTCTTAACAAAATATAATCAAGCAACTGTGCTTCTGAATACCTGTAAAAGGAGTAAAGTAAAAG atgtTCTTCCAAAAGCAGAATCTCATCTCaatgaaatcagaaacagaatGTTTACACAGCTTCAGCCTCAGCTTAAGTGTGAATTGG GTAAGAAGGAAAGTCCAGTGTTTGCACTCCCTCTACTCTTAAAACAGGATCAACAAGCTGAGAAACTAttcttgcattcattttcttgGAAGTTTGAATGTGTATGTTGTGGCTACAAATACCAGGATCg ATTTAGGAAGACACTAACAACATTCACAAATATAATCCCTGATTGGCATCCACTTAATGCTATTCATGTTGGACCATGTAATAACTGTAGTGATAGATCTCAAAGAAGACAGATGATTTTGGAAAA AGTACCCTCAATATTAATGTTACATTTCGTAGAAGGCTTGCCACATAACAACCTGAAGAACtattcatttcagtttgaagaAGACATCTACCAAATAACAGCTATTGTTCAGTATCAAACAGATAAGAAGCACTTCATAACCTGGTGTTTGAATCCTGACG gaactTGGCTTGAATGCGATGATTTAAAGGGTCCATATTGCAAGAGACATAAAAGATTTGAAGTTCCTCCTTCAGAGATTCATATTGTtatgtgggaaaagaaaacatcctgTGTGCCAGAAAAACTGAATTCACAGTTCCAGAGTAAAAATATTGAAGATTTTCCTCTTGATAATGTACAGTCAAATTCCACAGTGTTACACTGTGGTTTTAATAACACTGTAGACAAAATACCTGCAGAACATCGCAAAGAGGATTCTGTAAGAACTCCAGataagaaacagcagcaggtaGCTGAGGATGAAAGTAATGTTCATCATGGTTTAGAAAATCTGGCACATGATGATCTTGTAACACTGATGCTTGAAGAAATTCAAGTAGACTCAGAAGGTAAATCGCTGTCGAATGGGCAGATGGTGGGAAATAACCTTGTTGTTGAAATGAGCACACCGCAACAGAGAGAACTAGCTTTTTCACCTAACACTCCATGTACAGGAGAGTTTGCTGGAACTAGTCTAGCTATGAACAACAAATGCACGTTATATGAAAATTCCAGCATTTGCTTGCCTCTAGAAGAGTTGAACCCAGCAAATACTACTTCTCCTGTGCCCAAAAAACATGACCCTGACCCATCTGACTCATCACTTGCTCAAAGAACAGATGACAGAATTAATTTACCTAACAGAGAATATGGATTAAATTCAGAACTACAGCTAAACAAGAAGGTGTCACCAGTAGAGAATATTATGCAAAAATCGCCTGACTTGAAAGGTGCAAGCGAAATTGTAATTAATTCTCAGGTTGCCAATTTGGCTGCTGCCAATAATTCCTCTCAGCCTTCACACAAAGACCAAAAAAGAGGATTTGTAGGAAGCTGggtaaagaaattattaatcAAGAATGCTTCTTTTATGCCTTCAAGTGCCTCAGCTCTCAAGAATGAGAGAAGTTGCAAAACTCCCTCAATGCAAAAAATAAGTGAAGTGCGGTTGCCAGTTAAGGGAGCAAGTAACTTTGGTGGATTTCAAAGCAGAGgtacaaacaaaacaactgagACCCCGAAGTCAGTGGTTCCTCAGAGTAATAATACTCATCCTTTATCAATTTCCAAAGGATTTTCTCAAAGCACTTGTCTTCCAACAGCATGTCATACCACTATTGAAGGTCCAACTTGGAATAAGTCGGGAAGTACATTGGGTACTTCAGGTAAAGTGACTCGGTTCCATTCACCTAGCTGTAACTCTGGGAAGGCAGAAGAGTCAGATagtgacaaaacaaaaaaacttcgcctaaaactgttaaaaaaactTAATGCTAAAAAGAAGAAGTTGGCTTCACTGGATAGGCTAGCAGTGGAACAGATGAAACATGAAAAACCTGTGAGTGGAGATGTAAGCACCCCATCACAGACTGAATCTCACAATGACAGTGAATTATTGCAGAGCTTCTTAAAGGAACTGCAGTATCAGATTGATGTCGCAGGTAATGAATCTGAATTTCATGCCAATTCTGTATCAGGGTGCACTAGCCATAATAACAGTGATGAAATACTGGCAGAATTACTGTCCCCTACTTCAACTGTTGCTTCCTTAGAGGCTCCAAAAAGTGAAGATGAATGTATGTATATGGAAATGGTGGATAGCAGTGTTGCAACAACAGCATCTGATGAGAAGACCAGTGCGCCACATGCAGCAATGACAAGCGAGGACCACAATTATTACAGTCCTGTGAAGGACAATAATTCAGAACTTCATACAATAAGCAAACCCAGTGTGAAGAAACTTACTTTTGAAAGTCCTACAAGGGAAGATATCCTTGAAGACCTGTTCTCCATTTCAGCACCAAGCTCAATGGCAGGTGACATAGATTTACCTCATTTTGATGAAACTTTGTTTGAAACTTGGTAA
- the USPL1 gene encoding SUMO-specific isopeptidase USPL1 isoform X1, with amino-acid sequence MMDTQKTANGLQVIGEGTGIGKSTLHMVGYLGKNCNPVETTAHEYCPVCKEKGQIQVLRTYRINFQESIFLCQNPQCIYPLGYKPLNSIITSADSGNHQVPSTHKKRKLCDISDSSPVESHPKKARTNNVVNVEHTINTDPVVKCYQNSLCIPKSSLHDVVQNGQQKPSNNVESSIQKVDFETTTNTNNYQESPKASSPRTQLLPNSELCSTTSEILLKDDKGSTNNTDLCLQWRNVHKLCWLDCILSALVHLETLTFALAEEYNDGKCLLQELLTKYNQATVLLNTCKRSKVKDVLPKAESHLNEIRNRMFTQLQPQLKCELGKKESPVFALPLLLKQDQQAEKLFLHSFSWKFECVCCGYKYQDRFRKTLTTFTNIIPDWHPLNAIHVGPCNNCSDRSQRRQMILEKVPSILMLHFVEGLPHNNLKNYSFQFEEDIYQITAIVQYQTDKKHFITWCLNPDGTWLECDDLKGPYCKRHKRFEVPPSEIHIVMWEKKTSCVPEKLNSQFQSKNIEDFPLDNVQSNSTVLHCGFNNTVDKIPAEHRKEDSVRTPDKKQQQVAEDESNVHHGLENLAHDDLVTLMLEEIQVDSEGKSLSNGQMVGNNLVVEMSTPQQRELAFSPNTPCTGEFAGTSLAMNNKCTLYENSSICLPLEELNPANTTSPVPKKHDPDPSDSSLAQRTDDRINLPNREYGLNSELQLNKKVSPVENIMQKSPDLKGASEIVINSQVANLAAANNSSQPSHKDQKRGFVGSWVKKLLIKNASFMPSSASALKNERSCKTPSMQKISEVRLPVKGASNFGGFQSRGTNKTTETPKSVVPQSNNTHPLSISKGFSQSTCLPTACHTTIEGPTWNKSGSTLGTSGKVTRFHSPSCNSGKAEESDSDKTKKLRLKLLKKLNAKKKKLASLDRLAVEQMKHEKPVSGDVSTPSQTESHNDSELLQSFLKELQYQIDVAGNESEFHANSVSGCTSHNNSDEILAELLSPTSTVASLEAPKSEDECMYMEMVDSSVATTASDEKTSAPHAAMTSEDHNYYSPVKDNNSELHTISKPSVKKLTFESPTREDILEDLFSISAPSSMAGDIDLPHFDETLFETW; translated from the exons ATGATGGATACCCAGAAGACCGCAAATGGTTTGCAAGTGATTGGAGAAGGGACTGGTATAGGGAAATCGACACTCCACATGGTGGGGTATTTGGGAAAA aactgtaATCCTGTGGAAACAACTGCACATGAGTATTGTCCAGTCTGCAAAGAGAAGGGCCAGATCCAAGTTTTACGGACTTACCGCATTAATTTTCAAGAgtccatttttctttgtcaaaaTCCTCAG tgTATCTACCCACTTGGTTATAAACCATTAAACAGCATAATTACTTCTGCTGATTCAGGAAATCATCAAGTTCCATCTACtcataagaaaaggaaattgtgtGATATCAGTGACTCTTCTCCTGTTGAATCACAtccaaaaaaagcaagaactAATAATGTGGTAAATGTTGAGCACACTATTAATACAGACCCTGTTGTCAAATGCTATCAGAATAGCTTATGTATTCCCAAGTCAAGCCTACATGATGTGGTACAAAATGGCCAGCAAAAACCTAGTAACAATGTGGAGTCCTCCATCCAGAAGGTGGATTTTGAAACAACCACCAACACCAACAACTATCAAGAAAGTCCTAAGGCTTCTAGTCCCAGAACACAACTCTTACCAAATTCTGAACTTTGCTCAACAACATCTGAAATTTTGCTCAAGGATGATAAAGGTTCCACTAATAACACAGATTTATGTCTTCAGTGGAGAAACGTGCATAAGCTTTGTTGGTTAGATTGTATTTTGTCAGCACTGGTACACTTAGAAACGTTAACATTTGCTCTAGCAGAAGAATACAATGATGGAAAATGCTTACTCCAGGAACTCTTAACAAAATATAATCAAGCAACTGTGCTTCTGAATACCTGTAAAAGGAGTAAAGTAAAAG atgtTCTTCCAAAAGCAGAATCTCATCTCaatgaaatcagaaacagaatGTTTACACAGCTTCAGCCTCAGCTTAAGTGTGAATTGG GTAAGAAGGAAAGTCCAGTGTTTGCACTCCCTCTACTCTTAAAACAGGATCAACAAGCTGAGAAACTAttcttgcattcattttcttgGAAGTTTGAATGTGTATGTTGTGGCTACAAATACCAGGATCg ATTTAGGAAGACACTAACAACATTCACAAATATAATCCCTGATTGGCATCCACTTAATGCTATTCATGTTGGACCATGTAATAACTGTAGTGATAGATCTCAAAGAAGACAGATGATTTTGGAAAA AGTACCCTCAATATTAATGTTACATTTCGTAGAAGGCTTGCCACATAACAACCTGAAGAACtattcatttcagtttgaagaAGACATCTACCAAATAACAGCTATTGTTCAGTATCAAACAGATAAGAAGCACTTCATAACCTGGTGTTTGAATCCTGACG gaactTGGCTTGAATGCGATGATTTAAAGGGTCCATATTGCAAGAGACATAAAAGATTTGAAGTTCCTCCTTCAGAGATTCATATTGTtatgtgggaaaagaaaacatcctgTGTGCCAGAAAAACTGAATTCACAGTTCCAGAGTAAAAATATTGAAGATTTTCCTCTTGATAATGTACAGTCAAATTCCACAGTGTTACACTGTGGTTTTAATAACACTGTAGACAAAATACCTGCAGAACATCGCAAAGAGGATTCTGTAAGAACTCCAGataagaaacagcagcaggtaGCTGAGGATGAAAGTAATGTTCATCATGGTTTAGAAAATCTGGCACATGATGATCTTGTAACACTGATGCTTGAAGAAATTCAAGTAGACTCAGAAGGTAAATCGCTGTCGAATGGGCAGATGGTGGGAAATAACCTTGTTGTTGAAATGAGCACACCGCAACAGAGAGAACTAGCTTTTTCACCTAACACTCCATGTACAGGAGAGTTTGCTGGAACTAGTCTAGCTATGAACAACAAATGCACGTTATATGAAAATTCCAGCATTTGCTTGCCTCTAGAAGAGTTGAACCCAGCAAATACTACTTCTCCTGTGCCCAAAAAACATGACCCTGACCCATCTGACTCATCACTTGCTCAAAGAACAGATGACAGAATTAATTTACCTAACAGAGAATATGGATTAAATTCAGAACTACAGCTAAACAAGAAGGTGTCACCAGTAGAGAATATTATGCAAAAATCGCCTGACTTGAAAGGTGCAAGCGAAATTGTAATTAATTCTCAGGTTGCCAATTTGGCTGCTGCCAATAATTCCTCTCAGCCTTCACACAAAGACCAAAAAAGAGGATTTGTAGGAAGCTGggtaaagaaattattaatcAAGAATGCTTCTTTTATGCCTTCAAGTGCCTCAGCTCTCAAGAATGAGAGAAGTTGCAAAACTCCCTCAATGCAAAAAATAAGTGAAGTGCGGTTGCCAGTTAAGGGAGCAAGTAACTTTGGTGGATTTCAAAGCAGAGgtacaaacaaaacaactgagACCCCGAAGTCAGTGGTTCCTCAGAGTAATAATACTCATCCTTTATCAATTTCCAAAGGATTTTCTCAAAGCACTTGTCTTCCAACAGCATGTCATACCACTATTGAAGGTCCAACTTGGAATAAGTCGGGAAGTACATTGGGTACTTCAGGTAAAGTGACTCGGTTCCATTCACCTAGCTGTAACTCTGGGAAGGCAGAAGAGTCAGATagtgacaaaacaaaaaaacttcgcctaaaactgttaaaaaaactTAATGCTAAAAAGAAGAAGTTGGCTTCACTGGATAGGCTAGCAGTGGAACAGATGAAACATGAAAAACCTGTGAGTGGAGATGTAAGCACCCCATCACAGACTGAATCTCACAATGACAGTGAATTATTGCAGAGCTTCTTAAAGGAACTGCAGTATCAGATTGATGTCGCAGGTAATGAATCTGAATTTCATGCCAATTCTGTATCAGGGTGCACTAGCCATAATAACAGTGATGAAATACTGGCAGAATTACTGTCCCCTACTTCAACTGTTGCTTCCTTAGAGGCTCCAAAAAGTGAAGATGAATGTATGTATATGGAAATGGTGGATAGCAGTGTTGCAACAACAGCATCTGATGAGAAGACCAGTGCGCCACATGCAGCAATGACAAGCGAGGACCACAATTATTACAGTCCTGTGAAGGACAATAATTCAGAACTTCATACAATAAGCAAACCCAGTGTGAAGAAACTTACTTTTGAAAGTCCTACAAGGGAAGATATCCTTGAAGACCTGTTCTCCATTTCAGCACCAAGCTCAATGGCAGGTGACATAGATTTACCTCATTTTGATGAAACTTTGTTTGAAACTTGGTAA